Genomic DNA from Triticum dicoccoides isolate Atlit2015 ecotype Zavitan chromosome 4B, WEW_v2.0, whole genome shotgun sequence:
ACCTGGACATGCCAGTCCAGAGAGCANNNNNNNNNNNNNNNNNNNNNNNNNNNNNNNNNNNNNNNNNNNNNNNNNNNNNNNNNNNNNNNNNNNNNNNNNNNNNNNNNNNNNNNNNNNNNNNNNNNNNNNNNNNNNNNNNNNNNNNNNNNNNNNNNNNNNNNNNNNNNNNNNNNNNNNNNNNNNNNNNNNNNNNNNNNNNNNNNNNNNNNNNNNNNNNNNNNNNNNNNNNNNNNNNNNNNNNNNNNNNNNNNNNNNNNNNNNNNNNNNNNNNNNNNNNNNNNNNNNNNNNNNNNNNNNNNNNNNNNNNNNNNNNNNNNNNNNNNNNNNNNNNNNNNNNNNNNNNNNNNNNNNNNNNNNNNNNNNNNNNNNNNNNNNNNNNNNNNNNNNNNNNNNNNNNNNNNNNNNNNNNNNNNNNNNNNNNNNNNNNNNNNNNNNNNNNNNNNNNNNNNNNNNNNNNNNNNNNNNNNNNNNNNNNNNNNNNNNNNNNNNNNNNNNNNNNNNNNNNNNNNNNNNNNNNNNNNNNNNNNNNNNNNNNNNNNNNNNNNNNNNNNNNNNNNNNNNNNNNNNNNNNNNNNNNNNNNNNNNNNNNNNNNNNNNNNNNNNNNNNNNNNNNNNNNNNNNNNNNNNNNNNNNNNNNNNNNNNNNNNNNNNNNNNNNNNNNNNNNNNNNNNNNNNNNNNNNNNNNNNNNNNNNNNNNNNNNNNNNNNNNNNNNNNNNNNNNNNNNNNNNNNNNNNNNNNNNNNNNNNNNNNNNNNNNNNNNNNNNNNNNNNNNNNNNNNNNNNNNNNNNNNNNNNNNNNNNNNNNNNNNNNNNNNNNNNNNNNNNNNNNNNNNNNNNNNNNNNNNNNNNNNNNNNNNNNNNNNNNNNNNNNNNNNNNNNNNNNNNNNNNNNNNNNNNNNNNNNNNNNNNNNNNNNNNNNNNNNNNNNNNNNNNNNNNNNNNNNNNNNNNNNNNNNNNNNNNNNNNNNNNNNNNNNNNNNNNNNNNNNNNNNNNNNNNNNNNNNNNNNNNNNNNNNNNNNNNNNNNNNNNNNNNNNNNNNNNNNNNNNNNNNNNNNNNNNNNNNNNNNNNNNNNNNNNNNNNNNNNNNNNNNNNNNNNNNNNNNNNNNNNNNNNNNNNNNNNNNNNNNNNNNNNNNNNNNNNNNNNNNNNNNNNNNNNNNNNNNNNNNNNNNNNNNNNNNNNNNNNNNNNNNNNNNNNNNNNNNNNNNNNNNNNNNNNNNNNNNNNNNNNNNNNNNNNNNNNNNNNNNNNNNNNNNNNNNNNNNNNNNNNNNNNNNNNNNNNNNNNNNNNNNNNNNNNNNNNNNNNNNNNNNNNNNNNNNNNNNNNNNNNNNNNNNNNNNNNNNNNNNNNNNNNNNNNNNNNNNNNNNNNNNNNNNNNNNNNNNNNNNNNNNNNNNNNNNNNNNNNNNNNNNNNNNNNNNNNNNNNNNNNNNNNNNNNNNNNNNNNNNNNNNNNNNNNNNNNNNNNNNNNNNNNNNNNNNNNNNNNNNNNNNNNNNNNNNNNNNNNNNNNNNNNNNNNNNNNNNNNNNNNNNNNNNNNNNNNNNNNNNNNNNNNNNNNNNNNNNNNNNNNNNNNNNNNNNNNNNNNNNNNNNNNNNNNNNNNNNNNNNNNNNNNNNNNNNNNNNNNNNNNNNNNNNNNNNNNNNNNNNNNNNNNNNNNNNNNNNNNNNNNNNNNNNNNNNNNNNNNNNNNNNNNNNNNNNNNNNNNNNNNNNNNNNNNNNNNNNNNNNNNNNNNNNNNNNNNNNNNNNNNNNNNNNNNNNNNNNNNNNNNNNNNNNNNNNNNNNNNNNNNNNNNNNNNNNNNNNNNNNNNNNNNNNNNNNNNNNNNNNNNNNNNNNNNNNNNNNggccaagaccatcaccacggcctctaccaccaccacggccagaaccatcaccacggccaagaccttcaccacggccaagaccttcaccacggcctctaccaccaccacgaccTCTTCTAAGACCAAGTTGACTCCCTCTTTGTTGCCTAGTTCCTCGTTGACTTGTTTGATTTGAGTGGTTTGGCACTCCACCACTTGTTTGACTTGGTTGGCTACCCCTTGGTTCACTTGGTTGGCTATCATTTGCTTGGCTTGTGCTTGAACcatttttctttgatctctttcttggtttgggaccagttcTTGTGTTGTGTCCCCCATTACTGCAGCCCCCACAACGGGATtcctcacgaggctcttggaattggccggtgcagtattctccaccgccaccacggccccatccgtccatgtcacctctaagacgctTAGTCTTACGTCTTCCCTGGCTAACGACCTTCAATTCCGGGTCCGGCCATGGTTGAACTCCATGAtactccggccattgtgattggtccAAGTATGGCTGGAACCGTGGAGTCCAtgtcttctttaccgtcatgattgagaactcggACTCACTCACGGTTAGAGGGTGATTGACGTCCACATTCCTAACCCGGGATGCATTTAACAAGtgcgagcatgggagatgaagcaaagACGGCCTCATGCAGCTGCAATCACACCGTGTTAGGGAGACCTTGAAAGCCCGGCCTCCATGCTGGCGGCCATCATTTGTGGTTCCTCCGGGCTCTTTCACCTCATACTTCCACTCGTTGTCGTCATATAGAACAGCTTCTTCGGAGTCTGCCTTTCGTGATTGAAATTCCAaccattcttcaacctttggtgggaAATTGTACTTGTGCTTATCCTTGTTCTCACCAGCAATCTGCTTATCAGTCTCCATTGAGTGCTTCAAAAAGTATtcattcatcttgtcaaatgtgtattgaactattgccgtcacgggtaatgcacgtacacccttgagcaccttattgaagcattctgccatattgcttgtcatttgaccgtacctccggccatcttcatcgaaAGCACGTGCCCACATATTCCTTTCGGCAATGTTCTTATTGAGAAACTCCTGACCGCCGGGGTCAAGTTTCTTGTGTCTGAGCAATGCATTGAACAATGTGGAAAACCGCTTGTTggtgaaagcgagacaacaatcctgaagatcatcggccaactccttgataccacatgccctatagaagtttgcacaaaaatgcctcatgcaccatcgatgatgcaactttctatgtccgggaatgtcaatcaccaccgcatttagaattccagcatggcgatccgatatgacacaaatttccctttcagccggtaatacccttgttctcagttgacgtaagaaccactcccagttatcattgttctccacctcaaccaaagcgaaagccaaaggcaacacccggttattggcatcacttgctattgcaaccaataaagtgcccttgtattgtccggtcaagaacatgccatcaatggcgatgacgggccgacaatgctcaaaagccctcacgcattgctcaaaggcccaaaatgcacggccaaatactcggacggtcctcccgttatgaatcaaagtttggtgcccatgaggctcaaccacgtgaaccatgcctgggtttgtggcggccatagctaacaacaacctagggagtcggttgtatgcttcctcccaattgccatacaacatcttgaatgcggcttgcttcgccttccatgccttgccgtacttcaccttgtaatgaaagatggctttcacaaggtcaatgacactcttgatgctcattattggaagtgtggatatttggttggacagcctgtaagcaatgaactcggacgtgagttgtctgtgttgttggtgcacaagcttgccatccgcattcttgtgccggcacatgtgagttggtagacaactcactatgcgccaagtgggacctcctttccatggccttgcacgcacaatccatggacatgttggcacttcacatttgaccgtgtaaTGCACATTAACAtccgagttggccactttatgtggacgataatgtgtaaccgagtagttgtcgagccacatcttcaattccaagaaggattgaaactcacaaccgggatatatcccgttcttgccgtctttcaaatcacggtgagaacttggcctagctccaagagatatgcatttgccaccatccacaacggcttcatccgcgagactaagatccttgaacaatggtgtcttgggatcccgcccgaataccttcttgaatgcttcggcctccttcggcgtgaacctctcctcatcaacttcttcatcgggaccatcgtcatccgagtccgatgcatatgcacgggaaaaagggatggattggtccattgtctcttgcacatgatattggtcgagatcacccacattgttgtcatggaggttaacttcgttgtcatcctcctcgtactcatcattctcctcttcaaaaccttcattttggttgtttggagtcgggctcaatgttggccaatcttgttgcgtgaattgaggttcactcatttgatcttggttcatgggtgggggagtgctagcaaccaacggggaggggttccggttcaagtctaaattcaaagtagactcaaccttcttggagacaaataactcaagagccttgtctagagattcggcaaccgtctccttgtatgcaacccaacgttgctcggagttcacacgcattgtcttccaacggatgtgcattccaaaaccaacattatgccttccctcgaactcaacaacgtcacttgggtccgtccaattcaaatctttcctcacttgttccaaaagctccgcatagctaggactactctcaaacaccatgtcaagctcattcgggtccgtctcaacattgcctttcaaaaaggcctctccacatgatgaacataaacacatggtctccccatccctacaataatcaaaaacacacatatatcaagtaaatacttaagaaaaatatttgcacacatatgccctaacatataAAACAACCAtaaccatagcataaccctaacaccaacatcaaacacacataaccctaaccctagcatactatgaaagCTTAACCAACCCAAGttagcaaagaaacataacatcattcaacacaaatttgcaaatccAAGTCAAAACTAGGGTTTtcccccaaactagcaagatttgagcaaatgtgacaattcctatggatgaaaacgaggggatgggaggagattaCTTTAAGGGAGGGGTTGGtttcgaaatccacggtcaaatactccggatttgcaagatttgaaaaggatttgagagggggggagaggggaagagaggagggccgcaagccttagggtttgggtggggtgggggtgtgtggggtgggggtgggaggggagagagggtggggccagcccaagtggaacacagactgtgcagcgcccacgagctaggcgctgcacattacatgtgtggcgcctaagacttaggcgctgcacaggtgcgtgtggggccgcagctggaccagggctgccacgctggcagcaAGTGTGGCGCCTAAGTGatgggcgctgcacagtagggtgcgacGCCCAGCTGTCGGGCGTCACACcgaagggtcagcagagtgaaatttttttgaaagcaggTCAGTTTGTGAATTGATTTCTGCCTCAGGTTAAATATGTGATTTCTGCGAGAACATCCGTGTGAGTGAGCAGTGCTCCTGTCAAAAAAGAAACAATCCCTTTGCCCGCACTCTAAAACCCAGCGCGACCCAACTCTTCCTACTGCATCACCAGCAAAAAGCACTGGCGCTAGCTAGCAACTCTCTTTTCTCGTGTCATCTTCCTCCCAAACAAGCTTCGCTGATCACGCTTTTAGAAAAAGCTTGGCTGATCATCAACACCTAACACTTCTCATATTTCCCATCAACTCGGAAGAAAAAAGCAAAACATCGTATCTTCACCTAATAAATTGCACCCTCACCTAGCTAGTGGCCTCCATATATAACCTGTTCTCTCATGTTATGGTACGAGCGGGCATCGCTCCTCCCATTTGCGAAACATCTGCATTGCAGATCGATCAAAGGGTTGGGAGGACAATGGGGGCACACCGCCTCGCACTGCTCGTGTTCCTTGCCGCCTTGCCACAGCTGCTGCTCGCCGGCACGACCAGATACTACACCTTCAATGTGCGTACTGTGTTCATGCATTTTCTCTCAATCTCTCTTTTCTTTTGTGTTTATGGGGTTATGCTGCATTTCAACATCGATCTCAAGCAAGCGCACATATGCACATTTTCAAATGCACGAAATGCATGCATGCCATGCATCAGTTGTCCAGTTAAGACCATGCTGCGTGTGTTTGTTCTGGCAGATACGTACCGCCTGATGTGTGGGTTAATTTACAGGTGACAATGCAGAAGGTGACACGGCTATGCACCACCCGCGCCATCCCGACGGTGAACGGCAAGTTCCCCGGCCCGAAAATCGTCACAAGGGAAGGCGACCGCATTGTCGTCAAGGTGGTTAACAATGTGAAGCACAACGTTACCATCCACTGGTAAATCTTTGGCGCCTTGCTCAGTTGCTCTTACTTAATTCCATCGGTGATAACCGTACTGCTAGCTACATTTTTATAAACAAAGTCATGGTCATCACACTtgggtagtactccctccatccgaaaatacttgtcatcaaactagataaaagaaaatatatctagatgtattttagttctaaatacatttttttatctattttgatgacaaatattttcgaacggagggagtagcaactgCAGCCACACTTTTCTTAAGACGGCTCAGTTTTATCTTTCTGCGAAAAATTACTCCACCTCTAGTCTACTCTTTTACTATGGGGTAACTGGCGTTGATGTGAGCGCAGGCACGGGGTGAGGCAACTGCGGACAGGGTGGTCGGACGGGCCGGCATACATCACGCAGTGCCCGGTCCAGACGGGGCAGAGCTACGTGTACAACTTCACCATCACCGGGCAGAGAGGCACACTGTTCTGGCACGCCCACGTCTCCTGGATACGCGCCACGCTCTACGGCCCCATCATCATCCTCCCCAAGTCCGGCGTGCCGTTCCCCTTCCCAAAACCCTACAAGGACGTCCCCGTCGTCTTCGGCGAGTGGTTTAATGCGGATCCCGAGGCGATCATAGCTCAGGCGCTGCAGACTGGTGGAGGCCCAAACGTCTCCGAGGCCTACACCATCAACGGGCTTCCAGGCCCACTCTACAACTGCTCGAGCAAAGGTTGGTTCGTAACACACAACAAGAGGCCGAATTCAACACTCAAAAAACGCAAAATAAAAAAGAAGGGTTACGGTTTTCATGTCGATTTATTTTAGCTCACCATGGGTTGAACATTTGCAGACACGTTCAAGCTGAAGGTACAGCCAGGCAAGTGGTACCTGCTCCGGCTGATTAACGCTGCGCTCAACGACGAGCTTTTCTTCTCGATCGCCAACCACACGCTCACCGTCGTCGACGTCGACGCGGCCTACGTCAAGCCGTTCGACACGGACGTAGTCCTCGTCACGCCGGGGCAGACCACCAACGTGCTCCTCCTAGCCAAACCGGACGACGGCTCCCCGGCCGCCACACACCTCATGCTGGCGCGCCCCTACGCCACGGGACGCGTTGGCACCTATGACAACACCACCGTCGCGGCCATCCTCGAGTACGCGCCGGCGGGACACATCAAGAGCCGCCCGCTCTTATGGCCAACGCTGCCGGTGTTCAACGACACGGCGTTCGCCGCCAACTACAGCGCCAAGCTCCGGAGCCTCGCCAGCCCGGACTACCCGGCCAGGGTGCCGATGCGGGTAGACCGGCCCTTCTTCTTCACCGTGGGACTCGGCACGACCCCGTGCCCGACGTACCAAGGGTGCAACGGGCCTACCAACGACACCAAGTTCTCGGCGTCCATGAACAACGTGTCCTTCAACATGCCCACGACGGCGCTCCTGAAGGCGCACTACGACGGCAACACCGCCGGCGTGTACACGTCGGACTTCCCCACCACGCCGTCGGAGCCGTTCAACTACACCGGCACGCCGCCCAACAACACGAACGTATCGAACGGGACGAAGGTGGTGGTGCTGCCGTATAACACGAGCGTGGAGGTGGTGCTGCAAGACACGAGCATCCAGGGCGCCGAGAGCCACCCGCTGCACCTGCACGGGTTCGACTTCTTTGTTGTGGGGCAAGGCGTCGGCAACTACGACCCGTCCAGCCATCCTGCCGGGTTCAACCTGCTCGATCCCGTGCAGAGGAACACCGTCGGCGTCCCGGCCGGAGGCTGGGTCGCCATCAGGTTCTACGCTGATAACCCTGGTAAGTTCATACTCCACTTGGCAAAACCGCACAAGTTATATGGGGTTGATTGATTCACTCTTTTCCTTGCATGACGGGGCAGGTGTATGGTTCATGCATTGCCATCTTGAGGTGCACACGAGCTGGGGCCTGAAGATGGCATGGGTGGTCAACGATGGTCCGTTGCCTGACCAGAAGCTGATGCCTCCGCCGTCCGATCTACCCGTCTGTTAGACTCCGGCCGTCAACCTTAACCAACATTGCTATTCATTTCTTTCCTTTGGTTTGCATAAACACAGTGGTGGATGAATTAATTATCGCACATACATAAGCACAAAAGGTTTTAAGAATTGTATAGATCTTACATGTATTTTCGCATGCTCATTCTTTCCGATGTTACGCTCTGTTCTTATCACAGGTGGCCATTGCTTCACTTGCTTTTACTTGACATTGTTTTGAGGCTTTTGTTTGAAACGCGAACGGTTTATACGCTACCAGCTACCCATGGTTCGGCATAAAGTCGGATgactaaatataagacgtttttttcaCACTGGGGGTACTACATTAGGATGAGAACAGTCGAGAGAACTCCATTTGCAGAGGAACCAGAGCAGTATTAGTCGATATCAGCAATACGCGGCCGGTCTGCCCATGTCGGGACATACTGGATCTTGTACATGATCTCCTCGGTGCGCTTGGCGGGACATAGCTCGCGAGAGAGGGACTCCACGGCCTGTCGCT
This window encodes:
- the LOC119290835 gene encoding laccase-10-like, with product MVRAGIAPPICETSALQIDQRVGRTMGAHRLALLVFLAALPQLLLAGTTRYYTFNVTMQKVTRLCTTRAIPTVNGKFPGPKIVTREGDRIVVKVVNNVKHNVTIHWHGVRQLRTGWSDGPAYITQCPVQTGQSYVYNFTITGQRGTLFWHAHVSWIRATLYGPIIILPKSGVPFPFPKPYKDVPVVFGEWFNADPEAIIAQALQTGGGPNVSEAYTINGLPGPLYNCSSKDTFKLKVQPGKWYLLRLINAALNDELFFSIANHTLTVVDVDAAYVKPFDTDVVLVTPGQTTNVLLLAKPDDGSPAATHLMLARPYATGRVGTYDNTTVAAILEYAPAGHIKSRPLLWPTLPVFNDTAFAANYSAKLRSLASPDYPARVPMRVDRPFFFTVGLGTTPCPTYQGCNGPTNDTKFSASMNNVSFNMPTTALLKAHYDGNTAGVYTSDFPTTPSEPFNYTGTPPNNTNVSNGTKVVVLPYNTSVEVVLQDTSIQGAESHPLHLHGFDFFVVGQGVGNYDPSSHPAGFNLLDPVQRNTVGVPAGGWVAIRFYADNPGVWFMHCHLEVHTSWGLKMAWVVNDGPLPDQKLMPPPSDLPVC